TGGTTTTGGATGGGGCGGGGTGGCATACCACCCCGCTGCTGACCTGTCCTGAGGGCCTCCATCTGGTTTTCCTGCCCCCATACTCCCCAGAGTTACAACCGGCCGAACGCTTGTGGTCGCTCACCGATATGCCCCTGAAAAACCGACATTTCCCCACCCTGGACGCCCTGACTGAGCGGCTCGCGGCCCAGTGTCGGTGGCTGGAAGGTCAGTGTGAACGGGTGCGCTCCCTGACCCTCTTCCATTGGTGGCCTCGTGTAACAAATTAACCGGGATTCGTATGAGTGGCGCTGTCCCAAAGGAGTCCTGGAGCTGACAAACAGGCAAGGCGCCCGAGAGTTCATTCTCTTGGGCGCCCTGCTTTTGTCCAGCCTGACACGGTCAGCCCCCTCATTTCAGC
This genomic interval from Deinococcus aerolatus contains the following:
- a CDS encoding transposase; amino-acid sequence: VLDGAGWHTTPLLTCPEGLHLVFLPPYSPELQPAERLWSLTDMPLKNRHFPTLDALTERLAAQCRWLEGQCERVRSLTLFHWWPRVTN